One part of the Solanum dulcamara chromosome 8, daSolDulc1.2, whole genome shotgun sequence genome encodes these proteins:
- the LOC129899287 gene encoding protein IQ-domain 26-like, translating into MGKATKWFKGLLGMKKDKENVDNMSNSSEKRDKKRWSFGKSSKESIGAGENPVNFPGDVPAVDTNWLRSYISENEKEQSKHAIAVAAATAAAADAAVAAAQAAVAVVRLTSQGRGAMFTGGREKWAAAKIQTVFRGYLARKALRALKGLVKLQALVRGYLVRKRAAATLHSMQALIRAQAAVRSQRARRSMTNDTRLQPEMRARRSIERFDEYRSEFHSKRMSTSNETSYDGFDESPKIVEIDTYRTKSRSRRMNNACMSESGDEQHYQAMSSPLPCPLPARLSIPDCRHLQDVNWSFLADEQCKFTSAQSTPRFAGSGRSNALPTPAKSICGDGYFRAYANFPNYMSNTQSFRAKLRSHSAPKQRPEPGPKKRLSLNEIMASRTSFSGVRMQKSCSQVQEEYCY; encoded by the exons atggGGAAAGCTACAAAGTGGTTCAAGGGGTTGCTGGGGATGAAGAAAGACAAAGAAAATGTAGACAACATGTCGAATTCATCCGAAAAGAGAGACAAGAAAAGATGGAGTTTTGGGAAGTCTTCTAAAGAATCAATCGGTGCCGGGGAGAATCCGGTGAACTTTCCGGGAGACGTGCCGGCGGTGGATACTAATTGGCTGAGATCTTACATTTCTGAGAATGAGAAGGAGCAGAGCAAGCACGCAATTGCCGTGGCTGCGGCCACGGCTGCTGCCGCGGATGCGGCCGTAGCGGCCGCGCAGGCGGCTGTTGCGGTGGTGAGATTGACAAGCCAAGGCAGGGGTGCTATGTTTACAGGTGGGCGAGAGAAATGGGCTGCAGCTAAGATTCAAACTGTTTTCAGGGGTTATTTG GCCAGAAAAGCTCTTAGAGCTCTCAAAGGACTGGTGAAATTGCAGGCTCTGGTAAGGggttaccttgtccgaaaaagAGCTGCTGCAACGCTTCACAGTATGCAGGCGCTCATCAGAGCGCAGGCTGCTGTTCGATCCCAAAGAGCTCGTCGTTCAATGACTAATGACACTAGACTCCAACCCGAGATGCGAGCTAGGAGGTCCATT GAAAGATTTGATGAATATAGAAGTGAATTCCATAGCAAGAGAATGTCAACTTCGAATGAAACGTCGTATGATGGATTTGATGAAAGCCCGAAAATAGTAGAAATTGACACATACAGGACCAAATCAAGGTCCCGTAGAATGAACAATGCTTGTATGTCTGAATCTGGAGATGAGCAGCATTATCAAGCTATGTCATCACCACTCCCCTGTCCACTTCCAGCCCGTCTATCGATCCCAGATTGTCGTCATCTTCAGGATGTTAACTGGAGCTTTCTAGCGGACGAACAATGCAAGTTCACCTCTGCACAAAGTACTCCTCGCTTTGCAGGTTCTGGACGGTCCAACGCACTACCTACACCAGCCAAAAGCATTTGTGGGGACGGATACTTCCGGGCTTATGCCAACTTTCCTAATTACATGTCTAACACACAGTCATTTCGCGCTAAGCTACGGTCCCATAGTGCGCCAAAGCAAAGACCAGAGCCAGGGCCAAAGAAGAGGCTGTCGCTGAACGAAATAATGGCATCAAGAACAAGTTTTAGTGGAGTTAGAATGCAAAAGTCTTGTTCTCAGGTGCAAGAAGAGTATTGTTACTGA